Proteins encoded together in one Terriglobus saanensis SP1PR4 window:
- a CDS encoding 2-hydroxyacid dehydrogenase produces MCSETDVLPQLGRADVVIPKMLRMGRREMEAGQFRLIQQWGAGLEGIDLESAKQKGVYVANVPATGGNAESVAEHALLLILALLRDLPKADANVRAGVLGAPLGKMLAGRTVCLYGLGAIALPIAKRLHSFEVDLIGITRDPTAAKVSEFGLSRCFSQEERERAFAETDILVLCMRYTEDMRGMIGARELAGLRRGAYLINMARGGLIDQEALYAQLASGHLAGAGLDVFWQEPLPTNDPILTLPNVIATPHVGGVTEASFEEIAKAVAENIERLRRGESPLHAAF; encoded by the coding sequence GTGTGTTCTGAAACAGATGTTCTTCCCCAGTTAGGCAGGGCCGACGTGGTCATCCCAAAGATGCTGCGGATGGGTCGGCGGGAGATGGAAGCCGGTCAGTTTCGGCTGATTCAACAATGGGGAGCGGGCCTCGAAGGCATCGACCTCGAAAGTGCGAAACAGAAAGGCGTCTACGTAGCCAATGTGCCCGCGACGGGAGGCAATGCTGAGTCGGTTGCGGAACATGCCCTGCTGCTCATCCTTGCGCTCTTGCGAGACCTGCCCAAAGCCGATGCGAATGTGCGTGCGGGAGTGCTTGGAGCACCGCTTGGCAAGATGCTCGCAGGCCGCACCGTCTGTCTCTACGGCTTGGGTGCGATCGCGCTGCCCATCGCCAAGCGTCTTCATAGCTTCGAGGTGGATCTGATAGGAATCACACGCGACCCGACAGCGGCGAAAGTAAGCGAGTTCGGTCTTTCTCGCTGCTTTTCTCAAGAAGAACGGGAGCGAGCGTTCGCGGAAACAGACATCCTCGTTCTCTGCATGCGCTATACCGAAGACATGCGAGGAATGATCGGTGCCCGGGAACTCGCAGGACTCAGGCGCGGAGCCTATCTGATCAATATGGCCCGAGGCGGATTGATCGATCAGGAGGCGCTGTACGCTCAGCTTGCCAGCGGACACCTTGCAGGCGCGGGCCTCGACGTCTTCTGGCAGGAGCCACTGCCAACGAATGACCCAATCCTGACTCTACCCAACGTCATCGCGACACCGCACGTAGGCGGTGTGACAGAAGCTTCGTTCGAGGAGATTGCCAAGGCTGTAGCTGAGAATATCGAACGGCTTCGTCGTGGAGAGTCGCCGCTGCACGCGGCCTTCTAG
- a CDS encoding LysR substrate-binding domain-containing protein: MSHSIELRQMRYFLAVAETLHFGRAASKLRIAQPNLSLQIRKIEEALGHALFIRTTRGVTLTAAGAFLAGRTEELQTRFDDMLQAAQRIGKGEEGTLSVGFSGSAMYGPLPFVLDRFRRRYPKVRVQLREMYAPEQVPLLLDGTLDVGFIRDGSANEGLRMTPLSREPFHAVFPQSHRLAKERTPLAPQALKDEQFVLFTPRIAKLAFERTLAVCTTAGFAPEISLEAPQWVTAVSLVAAGMGISIAPASVARLNIPGAVFRPLRSKAWSSIDLWTEKTMRNPAATQLLAIAKEEYAKNPMIALTKK; the protein is encoded by the coding sequence ATGTCTCATTCCATTGAACTTCGCCAGATGCGTTACTTTCTCGCCGTCGCGGAGACCCTGCACTTTGGCCGCGCGGCCAGCAAGCTCCGGATTGCTCAACCGAACCTGAGTCTGCAGATTCGAAAGATCGAAGAGGCACTCGGGCATGCACTCTTTATCCGGACAACACGCGGTGTGACGCTCACAGCAGCCGGAGCCTTTCTTGCGGGGCGAACGGAGGAGTTGCAGACGCGTTTTGACGACATGCTTCAGGCAGCGCAGCGGATTGGAAAGGGCGAAGAAGGCACGCTCTCGGTGGGCTTCAGCGGCTCCGCCATGTATGGTCCACTTCCATTCGTGCTTGACCGGTTTCGGCGGCGTTATCCCAAAGTCCGCGTGCAGCTACGGGAGATGTACGCCCCTGAGCAGGTACCGCTCCTGCTCGACGGCACGCTGGACGTTGGGTTCATCCGGGATGGAAGTGCGAACGAAGGGCTGCGCATGACTCCGCTTTCGCGAGAGCCTTTTCATGCTGTGTTTCCGCAGTCCCACAGACTGGCAAAGGAACGAACTCCGCTGGCACCACAGGCACTGAAGGACGAGCAATTCGTCCTCTTTACTCCTCGCATCGCGAAACTCGCCTTTGAAAGGACCCTGGCTGTCTGTACTACAGCCGGCTTTGCTCCTGAGATTTCGCTGGAAGCACCGCAGTGGGTGACGGCTGTCAGCCTGGTCGCCGCGGGGATGGGCATCTCCATCGCGCCAGCGAGTGTTGCCCGTTTGAATATTCCCGGCGCGGTGTTTCGACCTCTGCGCTCCAAGGCATGGTCGTCTATCGATCTTTGGACTGAGAAGACGATGCGCAACCCTGCAGCGACTCAGCTCCTTGCCATCGCAAAAGAGGAGTATGCCAAGAACCCCATGATTGCTCTCACCAAGAAGTAA
- a CDS encoding FAD-dependent oxidoreductase — MNTPIAIIGAGLGGLTLARVLHVHGIAATVYEAEASADARAQGGMLDIHENNGQLALRAAGLFEEFLAIIHPGGQATRVLDKHGNVLFEDFDDGTGGRPEVPRGELRRILLDSLPSGTVRWGHKLTAVSPLGNSQHTLTFTDGSTVTTDLLVGADGAWSRVRPLLSEAQPAYTGTSFIETYLLDTDTRHKPSAQAVGGGAMFAPAPGKGIFAHREPNGVLHTYVQLNKPKDWIGSIDFSDPKTALARVAEEFGGWAPELTALITDGETAPVPRSIHALPVEHRWDRVPGVTLLGDAAHLMIPSGEGANLAMFDGAELAKAIAANPGDVEAALLVYEADLFPRSASEAADAEGILKVCLGPDAPQSLVNFFTNHQPVE, encoded by the coding sequence ATGAATACTCCAATCGCAATCATCGGTGCCGGTCTCGGCGGCCTCACACTTGCCCGCGTCCTCCACGTGCACGGCATCGCAGCCACGGTCTACGAAGCGGAAGCCTCGGCAGACGCGCGCGCGCAGGGAGGCATGCTCGATATCCACGAAAACAACGGGCAGCTCGCACTGCGGGCAGCAGGACTCTTCGAAGAGTTCCTCGCGATCATCCACCCTGGCGGTCAGGCAACGCGTGTACTCGACAAACACGGCAACGTCCTCTTTGAAGATTTCGACGACGGCACAGGCGGTCGACCCGAAGTACCCCGAGGAGAGCTTCGCCGGATTCTGCTTGACTCACTTCCTTCCGGCACGGTCCGCTGGGGACACAAACTCACAGCAGTATCCCCGCTTGGCAACAGCCAGCACACGTTGACCTTTACGGACGGCTCCACGGTGACGACTGACCTCCTCGTGGGTGCCGACGGTGCCTGGTCGCGCGTTCGTCCGCTTCTCTCCGAAGCGCAACCGGCCTATACCGGCACGTCCTTTATCGAGACGTACCTGCTGGACACAGACACCCGTCACAAGCCGAGCGCGCAGGCAGTGGGCGGTGGTGCGATGTTTGCGCCAGCCCCAGGAAAAGGCATCTTCGCGCACCGCGAGCCCAACGGAGTGCTGCACACCTACGTGCAGTTGAACAAGCCAAAGGATTGGATAGGCAGCATCGACTTCTCTGACCCGAAGACTGCCCTGGCCAGGGTCGCCGAGGAGTTCGGCGGCTGGGCCCCGGAGCTGACAGCGCTCATCACCGACGGTGAGACGGCCCCTGTGCCGCGCTCAATTCATGCGCTCCCGGTCGAGCACCGTTGGGACCGCGTCCCCGGCGTGACACTGCTCGGCGATGCGGCGCACCTGATGATCCCCTCCGGTGAAGGAGCCAACCTCGCCATGTTCGACGGCGCTGAACTCGCGAAGGCCATCGCCGCTAACCCCGGCGACGTGGAAGCCGCGCTCCTCGTGTATGAAGCAGACCTCTTCCCCCGCAGCGCGTCCGAAGCCGCGGACGCGGAAGGCATTCTCAAGGTGTGTCTCGGCCCCGACGCTCCTCAGAGTCTGGTTAATTTCTTCACCAACCACCAGCCCGTCGAATAA